From a single Syntrophorhabdaceae bacterium genomic region:
- a CDS encoding sugar phosphate nucleotidyltransferase, with protein MKGIILAGGLGSRLSPLTRITNKHLLPIYDKPMIYYPIGTLIKAGITDIMVVTGGNHAGDFLRLMGNGKDFGLKHINYTYQEGEGGIAAALALAEYFADGESICVMLGDNIIERNVVKAVRDFKEQKKGAKILLKEVPDPERFGVAEIVDGKLVHIVEKPRVPKSNLAVIGIYMYDEMVFDIVNTLKPSERGELEITDVNNAYVQEGTMTWEMLPGWWTDAGTFESLLRAGLLVSQTGANNVDQGEA; from the coding sequence ATGAAAGGAATAATACTCGCCGGCGGTCTGGGGTCGAGACTCAGCCCCTTGACCAGAATTACCAATAAACACCTGCTGCCGATTTACGATAAACCCATGATCTATTATCCCATCGGCACTCTCATCAAGGCCGGGATAACGGATATCATGGTCGTCACCGGGGGGAACCATGCGGGCGATTTTCTCAGGCTCATGGGAAACGGCAAGGATTTCGGGCTCAAGCATATCAATTACACCTACCAGGAAGGGGAAGGCGGAATTGCCGCGGCCCTTGCCCTGGCTGAATACTTCGCCGATGGCGAGTCGATCTGCGTGATGCTCGGGGACAATATCATCGAACGGAATGTGGTGAAGGCGGTAAGGGATTTCAAGGAACAGAAGAAAGGGGCGAAAATACTTCTCAAGGAAGTGCCCGATCCCGAGAGATTCGGCGTCGCCGAAATAGTGGACGGAAAGCTGGTGCACATTGTGGAGAAGCCCCGGGTGCCCAAGAGCAACCTCGCCGTGATAGGCATTTACATGTATGATGAGATGGTGTTTGATATTGTGAATACCCTGAAGCCCTCCGAGAGAGGAGAACTGGAAATTACCGACGTAAACAATGCCTATGTCCAGGAAGGCACAATGACTTGGGAGATGCTGCCGGGCTGGTGGACGGACGCCGGGACTTTCGAGTCCCTCCTGAGGGCCGGCCTGCTTGTATCGCAAACAGGAGCAAATAACGTTGACCAGGGGGAAGCATGA
- a CDS encoding dTDP-4-dehydrorhamnose 3,5-epimerase family protein — MIEGVMAKQLKFIPDERGRLMEIMRCDDDFFVKFGQVYLTTTYPEVVKAWHYHKKQDDFITCVKGSLKLVLFDDREGSSTRGEVNQFFIGDYNPMVVKVPKMVYHGWKCVSEEEALVVNVPTEPYDRKEPDEYRVDPHVNEIPYKWERKDG, encoded by the coding sequence ATGATCGAAGGCGTCATGGCGAAACAGTTGAAGTTTATCCCCGACGAAAGGGGCCGGTTAATGGAGATCATGCGCTGTGATGATGATTTTTTCGTGAAATTCGGTCAGGTCTATCTTACCACGACCTATCCCGAGGTAGTGAAGGCATGGCATTACCATAAGAAACAGGACGACTTCATCACCTGCGTAAAAGGAAGCCTGAAACTGGTGCTCTTCGACGACCGTGAGGGCTCCTCCACCCGGGGAGAAGTGAATCAGTTCTTTATCGGCGATTACAACCCCATGGTGGTGAAGGTGCCGAAAATGGTATACCACGGCTGGAAATGCGTGAGCGAAGAAGAAGCCCTCGTGGTGAACGTTCCCACCGAGCCATATGACAGAAAGGAGCCTGACGAGTACCGCGTCGATCCCCATGTCAATGAGATTCCATATAAATGGGAGAGGAAAGATGGCTGA
- the rfbB gene encoding dTDP-glucose 4,6-dehydratase has translation MAEMNILVTGGCGFIGSNFVRHMLSKYPYHIINFDKLTYAGNLENLKDLEGDPRHSFVKGDIADKEDVERVFARGIDLVVNFAAESHVDRSILDPDAFVKTNISGTFCLLEQARRLGVKRFLQISTDEVYGSLGKEGKFSEETSLSPNSPYSASKTSADLLAMAYYKTYGLPVVITRCSNNYGPYQFPEKLIPLIITNALADKELPVYGDGMNIRDWIHVLDHCEAIDQVLHKGEVGNVYNVGGENEKANIEIVKLILKILGKSESLIKYVKDRPGHDRRYAIDSAKIKRTLGFVPKMSFEKGMEETVRWYLGNESWWERIRSGAYLEYYDLMYKNR, from the coding sequence ATGGCTGAGATGAACATTCTCGTAACGGGGGGCTGCGGATTTATAGGGAGTAATTTTGTACGCCACATGCTGTCCAAATACCCCTACCACATTATTAACTTCGATAAATTGACCTATGCCGGCAACCTCGAGAACCTGAAAGATCTTGAAGGCGACCCGCGCCATAGCTTTGTGAAGGGAGATATCGCGGATAAGGAAGACGTGGAGCGCGTATTCGCCCGGGGCATCGACCTTGTGGTCAATTTTGCGGCGGAATCCCATGTGGACAGGAGTATCCTCGATCCGGACGCCTTCGTGAAGACGAACATTTCCGGTACTTTCTGCCTTCTCGAGCAGGCGAGGCGGCTTGGGGTGAAGCGTTTTCTCCAGATATCGACTGATGAGGTGTACGGCTCGTTGGGAAAAGAGGGGAAATTCAGCGAGGAGACTTCCTTGTCTCCCAATAGTCCTTACTCGGCATCGAAAACTTCGGCTGACCTCCTGGCCATGGCCTACTACAAGACCTACGGCCTGCCGGTAGTGATCACGAGGTGTTCCAACAACTACGGACCTTACCAGTTCCCCGAGAAGCTTATCCCCCTGATCATCACCAACGCCCTTGCAGACAAGGAACTTCCCGTCTATGGAGACGGAATGAACATAAGGGATTGGATCCACGTGCTCGATCATTGCGAGGCCATCGACCAGGTGCTCCACAAGGGAGAAGTGGGCAACGTATATAACGTAGGCGGGGAGAACGAGAAGGCCAATATCGAGATAGTAAAGCTCATTCTGAAAATCCTCGGTAAATCCGAAAGCCTTATAAAATATGTGAAGGACAGGCCGGGCCATGACCGGAGGTATGCCATCGATTCCGCCAAAATCAAGAGGACTTTAGGGTTCGTTCCCAAAATGAGTTTTGAGAAGGGCATGGAAGAGACGGTGAGATGGTATCTCGGAAATGAGTCCTGGTGGGAACGGATCAGGAGCGGTGCATACCTTGAATATTACGATCTCATGTACAAAAACAGGTAG
- the rfbD gene encoding dTDP-4-dehydrorhamnose reductase, which yields MKLLITGSQGLVGTSIVPMLQRDFEITAIDIEEWDILDRKTGIAVLSQYKPHVVLNLAAMTNVDGCEDRPAEAERLNGEGPGILAELCGERGIRLVHFSTDYVFDGDKKTPYTEDDAPNPKSVYGATKLSGEKRIFASLPSALVVRAQWIYGAGGESFISKVIRFAEQNGSARVVDDQRGAPTYAKDLALPLRRLIEGEKSGIYHVANSGWCTWYEFAKEIFRCKGMDVPVTPISSATLNSKAARPACSVFDCSKLRNHTGVIMRTWQEALKDYLAGNE from the coding sequence ATGAAGCTCCTGATTACAGGCAGCCAAGGACTCGTGGGCACGTCCATTGTCCCGATGCTTCAACGGGATTTTGAAATAACCGCAATTGATATCGAGGAATGGGACATATTGGACAGGAAGACGGGGATTGCGGTCCTTTCCCAATATAAGCCCCATGTAGTGTTAAACCTTGCCGCCATGACGAATGTGGATGGATGCGAGGACCGTCCTGCCGAGGCGGAAAGGCTGAACGGCGAAGGACCGGGAATTTTGGCGGAGCTGTGCGGGGAGCGGGGTATCCGCCTGGTTCATTTCAGCACCGACTATGTCTTCGATGGCGACAAGAAGACTCCCTACACCGAGGATGACGCTCCGAACCCGAAATCCGTTTACGGGGCGACCAAGCTTTCGGGAGAGAAACGTATTTTCGCCTCTTTGCCTTCGGCTCTTGTAGTGAGGGCGCAATGGATATATGGCGCGGGCGGGGAGAGTTTTATCTCGAAAGTAATACGATTTGCAGAACAAAACGGTTCGGCACGGGTGGTGGACGACCAGAGGGGCGCCCCTACCTATGCAAAAGACCTGGCCCTTCCCCTGAGGCGTCTTATAGAGGGCGAGAAATCAGGTATTTACCATGTGGCGAACAGCGGATGGTGCACATGGTACGAATTCGCAAAAGAGATATTCAGATGCAAGGGTATGGATGTGCCCGTCACGCCGATCAGCTCGGCGACCCTGAACAGTAAGGCGGCGAGGCCGGCCTGCTCCGTGTTTGACTGCTCCAAACTGCGAAACCATACCGGCGTCATTATGAGGACATGGCAGGAAGCCCTGAAGGACTATCTCGCCGGCAATGAATGA
- a CDS encoding UDP-2,3-diacylglucosamine diphosphatase, translated as MKIVFFSDTHLDHTHGNKTKIVETFIREVCAQGDIIFILGDLFEFYHGYEGIYPWYQPVADALKDLKEKGITVYFLEGNHEFAMGSYFRSYTGVLSAESVSMEIDGKRLFVAHGDQFVGGLVRTVLKSPGTGRVMDLLGPRLTWAGAMIARRFLSKKKKPYNRKALGLFRQYAEKKWAQGFDAVVMAHTHIPDKVESGEGGHKKVYFNTGDFFAHSTYVSYETSVGFELKTHPYNTVDKKDSR; from the coding sequence ATGAAGATAGTCTTTTTTTCAGATACACACCTCGACCATACCCATGGGAATAAAACGAAGATTGTAGAAACCTTTATAAGAGAGGTCTGCGCTCAGGGGGACATCATTTTTATCCTGGGCGATCTTTTCGAGTTTTATCACGGCTACGAGGGGATTTATCCCTGGTATCAGCCGGTTGCGGATGCCCTGAAGGATTTGAAAGAGAAGGGAATAACCGTCTATTTCCTTGAAGGCAATCATGAATTCGCAATGGGCAGCTACTTCCGGTCCTACACCGGGGTCTTATCTGCGGAATCGGTGAGCATGGAAATCGACGGAAAAAGACTGTTTGTTGCTCACGGAGATCAATTTGTGGGGGGGCTTGTACGGACGGTCCTGAAATCGCCGGGTACGGGTAGGGTGATGGACCTTCTCGGTCCCCGCCTTACCTGGGCGGGTGCGATGATAGCGCGAAGGTTTCTCTCAAAGAAGAAGAAACCTTACAATAGAAAAGCCCTTGGATTATTCCGCCAATATGCGGAAAAGAAATGGGCCCAGGGGTTCGACGCGGTTGTGATGGCCCACACTCACATTCCCGATAAAGTGGAATCGGGCGAAGGAGGGCACAAAAAAGTCTATTTCAACACGGGTGATTTCTTCGCCCACTCCACCTACGTCTCCTACGAGACCTCCGTCGGTTTCGAGCTGAAGACGCATCCGTACAACACCGTCGATAAGAAAGACAGTCGATAG
- a CDS encoding lysylphosphatidylglycerol synthase transmembrane domain-containing protein: MKKHRVITVLGFVLSIVLLYFSLKGLSYKEILLTLKHADYRLVFVPLFFIALSLSGCAFRWSKVCGGAVRFRDTITALIIGLFVNNVLPARIGEIARGYVLSKRTGLSLTYTLSTVLADRFFDLVGLLAITFIFFPKQTLPPAVSKAIMVLVLLLFICVLGLAIMSQKRFAGYVAEMLHKIKKPFFSAIALKLLDIQENLKRVSSPLNLTGFTAISIINWLSMSTALYFVALSIGVTLDYRYVPFVCALLNMGLTVPSSPGYIGVYQFLLTNLLLIFQVPRAEAFTISILFHASWYIPYNVIGAVLLVKENLKFKDIQKLEEEGK; the protein is encoded by the coding sequence ATGAAGAAACACAGGGTTATTACAGTTCTTGGTTTTGTCCTGAGTATTGTATTGCTCTATTTCTCTTTGAAAGGCCTGAGTTATAAAGAGATCCTCCTGACATTGAAGCATGCCGATTACAGGCTCGTCTTTGTCCCTCTCTTTTTCATTGCCCTGTCTCTGAGCGGGTGCGCCTTCAGATGGTCGAAAGTGTGCGGCGGGGCCGTACGGTTCAGGGATACCATTACGGCCCTTATCATAGGACTTTTCGTAAACAATGTCCTTCCCGCCAGAATAGGCGAGATCGCGCGGGGATACGTCCTCTCCAAAAGGACCGGCCTTTCATTGACCTATACCCTTTCGACGGTGCTGGCGGACAGATTTTTCGATCTCGTGGGGCTCCTCGCCATAACCTTCATCTTTTTTCCGAAACAGACCCTCCCGCCCGCAGTCTCGAAGGCCATTATGGTCCTCGTCCTGCTCCTCTTCATCTGCGTCCTGGGCCTGGCAATAATGAGCCAAAAGAGGTTTGCGGGCTATGTTGCCGAAATGCTCCACAAAATCAAGAAACCTTTTTTCTCCGCAATCGCCCTGAAACTCCTCGATATCCAGGAAAACCTCAAGCGCGTCAGCTCCCCTCTCAATCTCACGGGTTTTACCGCCATCTCTATTATAAACTGGCTTTCCATGAGCACCGCCCTCTATTTCGTCGCCCTCTCGATAGGGGTTACCCTGGATTACCGGTACGTCCCCTTTGTCTGCGCCCTCCTCAACATGGGCCTCACCGTGCCCTCTTCGCCAGGGTATATCGGGGTATACCAGTTCCTGCTCACCAATCTCCTGCTCATCTTTCAAGTGCCCAGGGCGGAAGCATTCACCATCTCAATCCTCTTTCATGCCTCATGGTACATCCCCTACAACGTGATCGGCGCCGTGCTGCTGGTCAAGGAAAACCTGAAATTCAAGGATATACAGAAGCTCGAAGAGGAGGGAAAATAG
- a CDS encoding DMT family transporter yields MAKDRIDLTAFLSLLGLTLLWGVNYSAIKVSNQGLSPVFTGFLRSAIAGGCGIAYCLAMRQPLFHRDIRLLHGFVTGMLFGLEFVFLYLGMLYTNAARAAVLMYLSPFVVAIGAHLFLKEKLNTIKTIGLVLAFIGVYLVFRGKPSQAGRLMLVGDMLEIIAAIFWGATTLYIKKFLAEKVQPINTFLYQLIFSLPIMLLAAWLLEDKWVLGFTLPVAGSLFYQSVIVAFASYLMWFKLIHDYPVAKLSAFTFLTPLFGVLSGVLFLGEHLTAGLIAGLVMVSIGIYCANQK; encoded by the coding sequence ATGGCAAAAGACCGGATAGATTTAACCGCTTTTCTGAGCCTCCTCGGACTGACTCTGTTATGGGGCGTCAATTACTCTGCTATTAAAGTATCGAACCAGGGACTTTCGCCTGTTTTCACCGGGTTTCTTCGATCTGCGATCGCGGGGGGCTGCGGGATTGCGTACTGCCTTGCCATGCGCCAGCCCCTGTTTCACCGTGATATAAGGTTATTACATGGATTCGTGACAGGCATGCTCTTCGGGCTGGAGTTTGTCTTTCTCTACCTCGGCATGCTGTATACGAATGCGGCCCGCGCCGCGGTCCTCATGTATCTCTCCCCTTTTGTGGTCGCTATCGGGGCCCATCTGTTCCTGAAAGAAAAGCTGAATACCATTAAGACTATAGGACTCGTGCTGGCTTTCATAGGGGTATATCTCGTCTTCAGGGGTAAGCCCTCACAGGCAGGGAGATTGATGCTGGTCGGAGACATGCTCGAAATTATTGCTGCCATATTCTGGGGCGCGACGACGCTCTATATAAAGAAGTTTCTCGCGGAAAAGGTGCAGCCCATCAACACCTTCCTTTATCAGCTGATCTTTTCCCTTCCCATTATGCTTCTCGCCGCATGGCTCCTGGAGGATAAATGGGTTCTCGGCTTCACCCTCCCCGTTGCCGGCTCCCTCTTTTATCAGTCGGTGATAGTTGCCTTTGCTTCTTATTTGATGTGGTTTAAGCTGATACATGATTATCCCGTTGCGAAGCTTTCCGCCTTTACCTTTCTTACGCCCCTTTTCGGTGTCTTATCGGGTGTCCTCTTTCTTGGCGAGCATCTCACCGCCGGCTTGATCGCCGGTCTCGTGATGGTTTCCATAGGGATTTACTGCGCGAATCAAAAATGA
- a CDS encoding beta-ketoacyl-ACP synthase III, translating to MKRVGIIGTGSYLPEKVLTNFDIEKFLDTSDEWIYTRTGIKARRIAEPETATSDLCKVASERAMAMAGVKAEDIDLIVLATITPDTHCPAGANWLEAKLGCTKALSFDITAACSGFIFALHTGEKMIKSGAYKTVLVVAGEIMTRVVNWKERETCILWGDGAGAAVITETGSGPELLSTHVHTDGANGDTLLMPGGGSKTTPISHDSVDKGLHHLKLIEGNKSFKVAVTRFAEACEEAVEFNGKTLDDVDVIIPHQANLRILQGMAKKLKVPMEKVYMTIEKYGNISSATVPIALDEAVRDGTITKDKLVLLTAFGGGLTWGSSLIRW from the coding sequence ATGAAAAGAGTCGGAATCATTGGGACAGGATCGTACCTCCCTGAGAAGGTGTTGACGAATTTTGATATAGAGAAATTTTTGGATACATCGGACGAATGGATCTATACCAGAACGGGCATCAAGGCCCGCAGAATCGCGGAGCCCGAGACTGCGACCTCCGATTTGTGTAAAGTGGCAAGCGAGAGGGCCATGGCGATGGCGGGTGTCAAAGCCGAGGACATCGATCTCATCGTGCTGGCCACGATCACGCCCGATACCCACTGTCCTGCGGGGGCCAACTGGCTGGAGGCAAAACTCGGGTGCACGAAGGCCCTTTCTTTCGACATTACTGCCGCATGTTCCGGCTTTATTTTTGCACTCCATACAGGAGAAAAAATGATCAAATCCGGGGCATATAAGACCGTCCTCGTGGTCGCCGGGGAGATAATGACCCGCGTCGTGAACTGGAAGGAGAGGGAAACCTGTATACTCTGGGGCGACGGTGCAGGAGCGGCCGTCATAACGGAGACGGGAAGCGGACCGGAATTGCTCTCGACCCACGTCCATACGGACGGCGCGAACGGCGATACCCTGCTTATGCCCGGAGGCGGCTCCAAAACCACACCCATATCCCATGATAGCGTGGATAAGGGCCTCCACCACCTGAAACTGATTGAAGGAAATAAATCTTTTAAGGTGGCAGTTACCAGATTTGCCGAAGCATGCGAGGAAGCGGTTGAGTTCAACGGCAAGACTCTCGACGATGTGGACGTGATCATCCCTCACCAGGCAAACTTAAGGATCCTCCAGGGCATGGCAAAGAAGCTCAAGGTGCCCATGGAGAAGGTCTATATGACCATAGAGAAATATGGTAATATATCTTCAGCTACCGTGCCCATCGCCTTGGATGAAGCAGTAAGGGACGGCACAATCACGAAGGATAAACTGGTCCTTCTCACCGCCTTCGGCGGCGGCCTCACGTGGGGCAGCAGCCTGATCAGGTGGTAA
- a CDS encoding aldo/keto reductase, with product MTLLMDRRDFVKTVAVTTGAAMAEHFLSPIVHAVMSPGSNTMMYRTLGHTGERVSVIGLGGWHIGQPSLPEQDSIRLIRQAVDRGINFLDNCWDYNEGASEVRMGVALKDGYRQKVFLMTKIDGRTRAEAARQIDTCLRRLQTDHVDLMQFHEVIRLEDPDRIFAEGGAVETMVEAQKAGKVRYIGFTGHKDPFVHLRMLELARKHNFHFDAVQMPLNVMDAHFRSFEHEVLPVLNREGIAPIGMKAFGGHAILQSQTVRPVEALHFCFNLPIAVQITGIDSQQVLDQAFEAVRTFKPFTPAELESLLKRTRPAALEGRYELYKTSTRFDGTQQHPDWIT from the coding sequence ATGACGCTTTTGATGGATCGACGTGATTTTGTGAAGACCGTGGCCGTTACGACCGGAGCCGCGATGGCCGAGCATTTTCTCTCGCCCATTGTACACGCGGTGATGAGTCCCGGCAGCAACACGATGATGTACCGCACCCTCGGCCACACAGGCGAGCGCGTCTCCGTCATAGGCCTTGGAGGCTGGCACATCGGACAACCTTCTCTTCCCGAGCAGGACTCGATTCGGCTCATCCGTCAGGCCGTCGACCGCGGCATCAACTTCCTGGACAATTGCTGGGACTACAACGAAGGCGCGAGCGAAGTTCGGATGGGCGTAGCTCTTAAAGACGGCTACCGCCAGAAGGTTTTCCTGATGACAAAGATTGATGGGCGCACCAGGGCGGAAGCGGCCCGTCAGATTGATACCTGTCTTCGGCGCTTGCAAACCGACCACGTCGACCTGATGCAGTTTCACGAAGTCATCCGCCTCGAAGACCCGGATCGCATCTTCGCCGAAGGCGGCGCAGTCGAAACCATGGTGGAAGCTCAGAAAGCTGGCAAGGTCCGCTATATTGGTTTCACAGGCCACAAGGACCCGTTCGTCCACCTGCGTATGCTCGAACTCGCCCGAAAGCACAACTTCCACTTCGACGCCGTTCAGATGCCCCTGAATGTCATGGATGCGCACTTCCGCAGCTTCGAGCACGAAGTGCTGCCCGTGCTCAATCGCGAAGGCATCGCGCCAATCGGCATGAAGGCCTTTGGCGGTCACGCCATTCTCCAAAGCCAGACGGTACGGCCCGTTGAAGCGCTGCACTTCTGTTTCAATCTGCCCATCGCTGTGCAGATCACCGGCATCGATAGTCAGCAGGTCCTCGACCAGGCCTTCGAAGCCGTCCGCACCTTCAAGCCGTTCACGCCTGCCGAGCTTGAAAGCCTTTTGAAGCGCACGAGGCCCGCCGCCTTGGAAGGCAGGTACGAACTCTATAAAACGAGCACGCGTTTCGACGGGACGCAGCAGCACCCCGATTGGATAACCTGA
- a CDS encoding SDR family oxidoreductase encodes MTKTHEKGNFTGKVAFITGAASGIGEATALAFAREGASVVVADVSEQRNQETARVIEEQGGRALAIRCDVMRAEDVKAALDKTVEAFGRLDIAFNNAGVEPKKVSPTAEVEEEEWDRIIDIDLRGVFLCMKYEIPLMLKQGGGAIVNTSSGAGIIGIKGNPAYTAAKHGVIGLTRSAALDYAASNIRINAVCPGYIDTPMMTRFTGGTPEGRAKVISEEPIRRMGQPEEIANAVLWLCSEAASFVVGHAMVVDGGQTV; translated from the coding sequence ATGACTAAGACACACGAGAAAGGAAACTTCACAGGCAAGGTGGCCTTTATAACCGGAGCGGCGAGCGGCATCGGAGAAGCCACCGCCCTGGCGTTCGCCCGCGAAGGCGCCAGCGTAGTGGTCGCAGATGTGTCGGAACAGCGCAACCAGGAAACGGCCCGCGTGATCGAGGAACAAGGAGGACGGGCGCTCGCCATCCGGTGTGACGTGATGCGGGCCGAGGACGTCAAGGCGGCTCTGGACAAAACCGTCGAAGCCTTCGGGCGGCTGGATATCGCCTTCAACAACGCCGGCGTTGAGCCGAAGAAAGTGAGCCCGACCGCGGAGGTAGAAGAGGAGGAGTGGGACCGAATTATCGACATTGACCTCCGGGGCGTCTTTCTCTGCATGAAATACGAGATACCGCTCATGCTGAAGCAGGGAGGCGGGGCGATCGTGAACACCTCTTCGGGAGCGGGGATCATCGGTATCAAAGGCAACCCGGCTTACACCGCCGCGAAACACGGCGTGATCGGCCTAACCAGGTCAGCGGCCCTCGACTATGCGGCGTCGAACATCCGCATCAATGCCGTGTGCCCCGGATATATCGACACCCCGATGATGACCCGCTTCACTGGCGGTACCCCTGAGGGGCGGGCGAAGGTGATTTCAGAGGAGCCAATCAGAAGGATGGGCCAGCCCGAGGAAATCGCAAATGCCGTGCTCTGGTTATGTTCGGAAGCGGCCTCTTTCGTTGTCGGCCACGCGATGGTCGTGGACGGCGGCCAGACGGTGTAG
- a CDS encoding MFS transporter translates to MNRFESLSGKALLFLSFIWLLWFLNFTGRTIFSPILPLLEDEFHVSHAKASSIAALISIGYACSVFFSGIFSRLFGAKKAIVISLMVTACIYLCLPFVKNFNTIYFFGFFLGLTTGMYIPNIIPIITEYYEERVWGRVISIHDSAASMSIFGAPFVALFFLSFVSWRTMFALLAIAYIVCGVVFALKVEGLKTEGKKKFIQADLLKNKALWLTGIIWIFAAGANLGLYFIIPLYLTKELGVPIAQANATFGFSRLGGVIVSIAAGFFADRFSLKKTTIVLLIATGILTILVAIGDVRWIRLILFLQASIATGFFPISLVTISKMFSREERGQATGFVLAFGSVFGIGIVPYLLGISGDLVSFRVGILALGILTALSSLLVIPLRDSPQMTRKGRAPETSATRR, encoded by the coding sequence GTGAATCGTTTTGAATCCCTTTCCGGAAAGGCCCTTCTTTTTCTCTCTTTTATCTGGCTCCTTTGGTTTCTCAATTTTACGGGACGGACCATCTTCTCGCCGATTCTCCCCCTCCTGGAGGACGAGTTCCATGTCAGCCATGCGAAAGCAAGCAGCATTGCCGCCCTCATCTCCATAGGATATGCGTGCAGCGTTTTCTTTTCCGGCATATTCTCCCGCCTCTTCGGTGCGAAAAAGGCGATCGTCATATCCCTGATGGTCACGGCATGCATATATCTGTGCCTGCCTTTCGTCAAAAACTTCAATACAATTTATTTCTTCGGATTCTTTCTCGGTCTGACGACGGGCATGTATATCCCCAACATTATTCCCATCATTACGGAATACTACGAGGAAAGGGTCTGGGGCCGCGTCATTTCCATTCATGACTCGGCCGCCTCGATGAGTATTTTCGGCGCGCCCTTCGTGGCCCTTTTCTTTCTCTCCTTTGTCTCGTGGCGAACCATGTTTGCCCTTCTCGCGATCGCCTATATAGTCTGCGGCGTCGTCTTTGCGCTGAAAGTCGAAGGATTGAAGACAGAAGGAAAGAAAAAGTTTATCCAGGCCGATCTCCTTAAGAACAAGGCGCTATGGCTGACCGGTATTATCTGGATCTTTGCGGCGGGTGCAAACCTCGGCCTTTATTTCATCATACCCCTCTATCTGACAAAGGAGCTCGGGGTCCCTATCGCTCAGGCAAATGCGACCTTTGGCTTCTCCCGTCTCGGCGGTGTGATCGTTTCCATTGCCGCAGGGTTCTTCGCCGATCGGTTCAGCCTTAAGAAAACCACGATCGTGCTTCTTATTGCAACGGGTATCCTGACCATTCTGGTGGCAATAGGGGATGTTCGCTGGATCAGGCTGATCCTGTTTCTCCAGGCAAGCATCGCCACCGGTTTTTTCCCCATCTCCCTCGTCACCATATCAAAAATGTTCTCCAGGGAAGAAAGGGGGCAGGCCACAGGCTTCGTGTTGGCCTTCGGCTCGGTGTTCGGGATCGGGATCGTACCTTACCTTCTCGGAATATCAGGCGACCTTGTAAGCTTCAGGGTAGGAATACTCGCGCTCGGCATCCTCACGGCACTTTCCAGCCTCTTGGTTATCCCCTTAAGAGATTCACCGCAAATGACCCGGAAGGGACGTGCCCCGGAGACATCAGCTACCCGGCGGTAA
- a CDS encoding ferritin family protein, whose product MNQDEYKKIISFAIDQETEAFTFYHSIAERAGDKNVKSLFSDLAADEKGHRVILEAFLDRTPDTLHFSEVKDYRVVDSLPTPPLSPDLKPLDGLVIAIKKELEAMQMYTQLAKASTEATQKDLFLELATMERGHKNRLEDIYTNMAFPEAW is encoded by the coding sequence ATGAACCAGGACGAGTACAAGAAGATTATATCTTTTGCCATCGATCAGGAAACAGAGGCATTCACATTTTACCATTCGATTGCCGAGAGAGCGGGAGATAAGAACGTGAAGAGTCTCTTCAGTGATCTGGCGGCAGATGAGAAAGGACACCGGGTCATTTTAGAGGCGTTCCTTGATAGGACACCGGACACGCTGCATTTTTCAGAGGTCAAGGATTACAGGGTCGTGGATTCACTTCCCACGCCCCCGTTGAGCCCGGACCTGAAACCGCTGGATGGTCTCGTAATTGCCATAAAGAAGGAACTCGAAGCCATGCAGATGTATACCCAACTGGCAAAGGCGAGCACCGAGGCAACGCAGAAAGACCTCTTTCTTGAGCTTGCAACGATGGAGCGTGGACACAAGAACAGGCTCGAAGACATATACACGAATATGGCCTTCCCCGAAGCCTGGTAG